The DNA window GCCGCGCCGTTGTTTGGCGTCGGATGAATTTGATTGTTATGTTCACTTTTGAATTTTTCTAGGATTGCCATTGTAGGAGTGGGCTTTGTTAGCCATTCACCGTTTTCCATGACTTGAAAGCTTTCATTAAACCCTCCTTGGGAGTCAAAGTAATCTATAACTTCGGAGTAGAAATTTTCAATTAATTCCAGCTCTCTTTTGCTTGTTGGTGGCAAGCGCACCGTTTCAACAATCAGTACTTTGGTTGTAACTTGGCTGCGCAGGAAACCTTTAGCTTTTTCAGTTTCACCTTCTTCCAAGTACTTTAAAGCCCAAAGCATAAAACGACCATTGTCAATGTGCTCTTTAGTGTATGTATTAGCTAAAGATGCATAATTGAGATAGAAAGCAGAAACAAAACCACCAAAGAAAACGATTAAAGTAAAATGTCCCGCCTATAACCCACGCAATAATTTTAGATTTCATCGACACTCTCCCTGTGAACATAACATTTTATTCGTGCGCATGCGCGTTTACCTCGTTGGACCAGTGAAAACGCGCACAGTTAACTATCTGTATGCAAAGAACTTATCAGCATTCTGCTAAATATACTATCTGGAAAAATGCGCATGCGCGTTTCCCAAACCTATTATCTCAAATCGCAAATAAATAACTTTTTGATAAACAATAATATTTTTAATTTATTCATGCGTAAACGCGCAAAAATTTTTCATTATTTCCCTTGATATCCGAGAATTTCAAATAGCACTGTATATACACAGCCCTGTAAGGTGCGGAGTTATCATGAGTCCAAAAAGCCCTATTCTGAAAGGTCTTCAGGAAGAAATACGTATGCGTGGTTACAACATTAAAACAGAAAAAACCGACCTATATTGGAATAAGGCATTCATTAACTTTCACCACAAGCGTCACCCTGAGACAATGGGAGCGGAAAATGTCAGAGCCCTTTCGATAAACTCAGTGGCATTACTAAAATTGGGTCAACGGAAGCTAAAAAAGTTGGTAAAAATCTTTTGGTTTGTCAGAGTGGGATAGCCTTCATTGTTTTGACTGTGTGCTACGCGCAAAGCGGTATTGAGGCTAATTCACTTTTTGGCTTGTCGCTTGTGTAGACCATTAAGGGGCGAAGCCCTTAACTGGCTTTCTTATTTTCTGTCTTTAATAACACATTCCTTTGAGCGTATTTTTGAAAATATTGCTCCACAGTTTGTTCTATAAAATACTGATTTTGGCGAATAGCATAATTGAGGCGGCTAAATTCATCTTTACTCAGAACGTCTGGCCTCAACATATAATGCACAGGATTTTGATGGATAGTGAAGGGAGAAGCTTTAATTGAGTTTTTATATTCAGAATTGTGACTAATTAAATATAGACCCGAGAGGAAATCTTCAACTAGAAAGTCTGCTCGAGAACGCTTTACAAGCTCAAATCGCTCCTGTGCTAAATTCAGTTCGACAACACAATCACTGCATAGTCGACGAAAGTGCTGAAATAGCCCCCATAAACACTGCCCCGATTCACCGCAACAATCGTATTTCTTAGCGAAGGGTAAATGTTTTGAGGTACAGCTTGAGCGTTCGTTGCAAGCAATTCAACTTTGTCTTTCTTGCCAAACAAGGTCATGGTTTCTTGCCGGTATGGTAGGCTAAAATCGGAGAAGGAGTCTCTTTGACGCGTATAGGAAGCGGCAAAAAGTACATCCACATTGTGTTTTTGAAATTCTCTAATAGCCCTGCTTGATGAAGGGTAACTCACAAAATGCCAACATAAATCTGCGTCTGAGAGCACTTTTTTTAGTACCTCAATTTCCAACCCTTGATACACGCCATCTTTAACGTAAGAATATGGAAACCAATTGTCATTAGCATAAATTTTTAACGTCTTTGTGCACGGCTGTGCGTAGCCAATGAAACTCACTATTAAGAAAAATACAGTAACCAATGTTCTTATTCGGTATCGCTTCATCTTAGACATGTTCATGCTCGTTTCAATTGGTGATATTGTATACCAAATTAATGTGTCCCCAATATGACTAAAGTCAAAGAGCCTTAACCGATTAACCTCCAAAATCAGTTTCAATACAAGTCCTTATTATTCGTTGTATTCTCTTGTTTCATTTCATCGGGTTTTAATATTAATCCATCACGAGTGCGTCTTCCGGTATCGAAAGCTGATTGTTTTTATGAATAAAAATCGAATGATTTGCAGCAAGCGACTGAAGAAGGTCGTTAAGCTCACGGTGGGTAAGGTCTGATTCAAGTTGGACCGAATCAAGCGGGATAGGTTTACAAGCGTTATTGTTAAATTGGGTCACTAAAATACGGTATATTAACTTTTCTTTACGATTCATGAGACTACCCGTTTTGCCAGATTATTGGCTAAATTTTAAGACTCAAAAAAACTAGTTCACGATTTTTGGTTAAGCAATTTTTAAACGTCTAATTGCGGTAGATAACAGGTTAAGGCTACAGGCGCCAAACAAATTCAGTACATTATTTCGCCTACCTGAACCGGTAAGCTAATTTGAAACACCGTTCCTTTGGAAAGTAACCATATGATATTAATAGATAATAAATAAACAGGGGGCATCCCCTGTTTATTTAGTTATAGAAGCTTTAGAACGCGTAACGTACTTGGAGTTTTACATTACGTTCGTTTCCAGGCATGCCGCCTAAAAACATCGCTTTACTGAAATACACTTTGTTGAATAAGTTATTGATGTTCATTTGCCACTGCCAATTGTTGTGCTCATAGCGTACACCCGCGTCAAAGACGGTGTAACTCGGTACAAACCCATCTGGAATACCGAATGAATCAGAATGCGTACTGCGTTTATCCACAAATGACATACCAAGGCTTAGATCAACCGGCGCAGGCAAATCAAAAACATGGCGTGAGTGCGTGAGCCAGCTGCCCACGGTAACATACGGCACACCTTTTTGACGAGAATTATAGCTGCTGCTAGTTGGATTTTGCTTATCACGAGCGTCTTGATATACCGCGTTAAAGTTGAATTTCCACTGATCACTTAATACCGCATTTAAATCCAGTTCAATGCCTTTGGTTTGTTCTTGGCCATCGTAAAAACTTTTTGGCACTGAAGGCGCAGATACTCCTGCTTCATAATCAGGGTTTGCGTACTGCAAATTAGTACGACTACTTTCGAACATGACCACAGACGCAACAACTTGATCTTCAAACCCTTTAAAACGCATACCGATGTCGTTGCTTACCGATTCGCTATCTTCACGGTCTGCTTCATTGCCAAAAATCTCACCGAGAATACTGTATGCGGTTCTGCCTTTTGAATGGTTGATAAAAGCGGATACATCGTCACTGAATTTGTAGCTGGCACCCAAGTTGTAAGTAATTCCACTGTCAGACGTATCCTGCTCAGGCTTCGGTTCTGCGGCACTTGCACGATATCGCGCGTCAACACCAAAATGTTGGTAGCTCTGTTTTATACGGTTAAAAGCAAGACCTACTCGGGTGGTGAAGCCGTTTTCAAAGTACGCCACATGTTGTGCGCCAAGGCCCCATGCAGCAACGGTTTTGTTGTAGTCCGCTGTTTTTAAGGGATCATTGTCTTCAAACGTACTGGTTGCCCAATTTGGATTACGAATATCAAAAATATACGGCAGCGTACCTTGATAAATCACGTCACCTTGTTTGTTTTTAATTACTTGGTCCGCATCATAAATTGAATACTGTTTGAAGCGAATATCGCGGTCTTCATAGTTAGCGTTAACCAGAAATTCGTTATTGACATTGCCAATCGAGAAGTCGTAACGTAGATCAGCGAAGTATTGTAGCGATGACTCATTCGCTTCC is part of the Pseudoalteromonas xiamenensis genome and encodes:
- a CDS encoding substrate-binding periplasmic protein — protein: MSKMKRYRIRTLVTVFFLIVSFIGYAQPCTKTLKIYANDNWFPYSYVKDGVYQGLEIEVLKKVLSDADLCWHFVSYPSSSRAIREFQKHNVDVLFAASYTRQRDSFSDFSLPYRQETMTLFGKKDKVELLATNAQAVPQNIYPSLRNTIVAVNRGSVYGGYFSTFVDYAVIVLSN